From a single Sphingobium lignivorans genomic region:
- a CDS encoding helix-turn-helix domain-containing protein, translating to MSKPEVITRLTERQRACLELVAMGFTSKQIARKLGISHSTVDNHILAATQILGVADRREAGRLVSMAGQELPRQAEPLTEHEKSSIVDMQEALQQPRHTGLKLLPPVGGSLNEQSLGNKTIQIVSLAFLSTLAVISMALLISGAFKAFS from the coding sequence ATGTCGAAGCCCGAAGTCATCACCCGCCTGACCGAGCGGCAACGCGCCTGCCTGGAGCTTGTCGCCATGGGCTTCACATCCAAGCAAATCGCGAGAAAGCTTGGGATTTCCCACTCCACCGTGGACAATCATATCCTCGCGGCGACACAGATCCTCGGCGTAGCGGATCGCCGGGAGGCCGGACGCCTCGTCAGCATGGCTGGGCAGGAATTGCCTAGGCAGGCGGAGCCCCTTACCGAACACGAAAAATCCTCCATTGTGGACATGCAGGAGGCGTTGCAGCAGCCGAGACACACAGGGCTGAAATTGCTGCCACCGGTTGGAGGTTCGTTGAATGAGCAGTCTCTGGGGAACAAGACGATCCAGATTGTCTCGCTCGCGTTTCTCTCCACCCTGGCGGTCATTTCCATGGCTCTGCTGATTTCGGGCGCATTCAAGGCCTTCAGCTAG
- a CDS encoding TorF family putative porin codes for MIRQWRGALLVAALGGASLLPALPARAQTGLDPSFRLEVATDHRRRGLSWSDGKAAVEGNVTLDLSRSLEIGLGATSLRQSRRHGGADAGLDLGARYRRDLGPWMLSLGATGHVFPGAAGLDYVEGDGSLSYDIGPARFHLGASYAPPQDSIGGDNLYLSLAADMGVPGTPLSIYGHIGRSSGRVEDAIRAARLRPQGRYWDHAVGLDYVMGRLATGLRYSGTSIGAVDPEGPYIDRHVGERVVWSLRVAL; via the coding sequence ATGATCCGTCAATGGCGCGGCGCGCTGCTGGTTGCCGCGCTTGGCGGCGCGTCGCTGCTGCCTGCCCTGCCGGCGCGCGCGCAGACGGGCCTCGATCCCTCCTTTCGGCTCGAGGTGGCGACCGATCATCGCCGCCGGGGCCTTTCCTGGAGCGACGGAAAAGCGGCGGTCGAGGGCAATGTCACGCTTGATCTGAGCCGGAGCCTGGAAATCGGCCTGGGCGCCACCTCGCTGCGGCAGAGCCGGCGGCATGGCGGCGCGGATGCCGGGCTCGATCTTGGCGCCCGCTATCGGCGCGATCTTGGCCCATGGATGCTCTCGCTGGGCGCGACGGGGCACGTCTTTCCCGGCGCGGCCGGCCTCGATTATGTCGAGGGGGACGGCAGCCTGAGTTACGATATCGGCCCCGCGCGCTTCCATCTCGGCGCGAGCTACGCTCCTCCGCAGGACTCGATCGGCGGGGACAATCTCTATCTCAGCCTCGCGGCGGACATGGGCGTGCCCGGCACCCCCCTCAGCATCTACGGCCATATCGGCCGGTCATCGGGACGCGTGGAGGATGCCATACGCGCCGCCCGGCTGAGGCCACAGGGCCGCTATTGGGATCATGCTGTCGGCCTCGATTATGTGATGGGACGGCTGGCGACCGGACTGCGCTATTCCGGCACCAGCATCGGCGCGGTGGACCCGGAAGGGCCCTATATTGACCGGCATGTCGGGGAGCGGGTGGTTTGGTCGCTGCGGGTGGCGCTTTAG
- the purQ gene encoding phosphoribosylformylglycinamidine synthase subunit PurQ — translation MKSAVIVFPGSNCDRDLAVAFEAVSGTKPVMVWHRETELPEGIDLIGVPGGFSYGDYLRSGAMAARSPVMRAVAEAAAKGTYVLGVCNGFQVLTESGLLPGALMRNAGIHFVCRDVALTVENSQSIFTSRYEAGEHITVPVAHHDGNYFADAATLDRLEGEGRVAFRYGESVNGSARDIAGILNDAGNVLGMMPHPERVIEAAHGGTDGRRLFEGLVEGLLERA, via the coding sequence ATGAAAAGCGCCGTCATCGTCTTCCCGGGATCGAACTGCGATCGCGACCTTGCCGTGGCTTTCGAGGCCGTCAGCGGCACGAAGCCCGTGATGGTCTGGCACCGCGAGACGGAACTCCCCGAGGGCATCGATCTTATCGGCGTGCCGGGCGGCTTCTCCTATGGCGACTATCTGCGCTCCGGCGCGATGGCGGCGCGCTCGCCCGTGATGCGGGCGGTGGCCGAGGCCGCCGCGAAAGGCACTTATGTGCTCGGCGTCTGCAATGGCTTCCAGGTGCTGACTGAAAGCGGGCTTCTGCCCGGCGCGCTGATGCGCAACGCGGGCATCCATTTCGTCTGCCGCGACGTGGCGCTGACCGTGGAGAACAGCCAGAGCATTTTCACCAGCCGCTACGAGGCGGGCGAACATATCACTGTGCCGGTCGCTCATCATGACGGCAATTATTTCGCCGATGCCGCCACGCTCGACCGGCTGGAAGGGGAGGGCCGGGTGGCCTTTCGCTACGGCGAGAGCGTCAACGGCTCGGCACGGGATATCGCCGGCATCCTCAACGATGCGGGCAACGTGCTGGGCATGATGCCGCATCCCGAGCGCGTGATCGAGGCGGCCCATGGCGGCACGGACGGTCGCCGCCTTTTCGAAGGGCTTGTCGAGGGTCTGTTGGAACGCGCCTGA
- the purS gene encoding phosphoribosylformylglycinamidine synthase subunit PurS → MKARVFVTLKSGVLDPQGKAIQHALEGLGFGGVNDVRAGKLIELDLAEGTSEADIDAMCRKLLANTVIENYRIEAVG, encoded by the coding sequence ATGAAAGCCCGCGTGTTCGTCACCTTGAAGTCCGGCGTGCTCGATCCGCAGGGCAAGGCGATCCAGCATGCGCTGGAAGGGCTGGGCTTTGGCGGCGTCAATGACGTGCGCGCCGGCAAGCTGATCGAACTGGATCTCGCCGAGGGGACCAGTGAAGCAGACATCGACGCGATGTGCCGCAAGCTGCTGGCCAATACCGTGATCGAGAACTACCGGATCGAGGCAGTCGGCTGA
- a CDS encoding glycerophosphodiester phosphodiesterase encodes MAALAAPAGGRVVGAPGRTRPLVLAHRGCSALRPEHSAGAYAKAIADGADYIEPDIVITADGVLVARHENDIASTTDVASRPEFARRRTTRTIDGHSVTGWFTEDFTLAELKTLRIIERLGDLRPESRGYDGQFPILTLGEVIELAATEGAAHGRVVGLVPEIKHSTYFGGIGLPIEDRLLATLAAHEHSRRHPVEIQSFEIGNLRSLRERIGRNSNIRLMQLLGEHDETPADIAAAGGSLTYGEMATPAGLRAIAAYADTVSPSSRMLIPLDAEGRWGEPTSLVRDAHEAGLLVGAYTFRPENRFLPLELRDGAGNNARNEAGSIAEIRRYLALGIDRFFTDDPALGRIAVDGR; translated from the coding sequence ATGGCTGCGCTGGCCGCGCCGGCCGGGGGCAGGGTGGTAGGAGCGCCGGGGCGGACGCGGCCACTCGTCCTGGCCCATCGTGGCTGCTCGGCCCTGCGGCCGGAGCACAGCGCGGGCGCCTATGCCAAGGCGATTGCCGACGGGGCCGACTATATCGAGCCCGACATCGTCATCACCGCCGACGGCGTGCTCGTGGCACGGCATGAGAATGACATTGCGTCGACCACCGATGTCGCCAGCCGACCCGAATTCGCCCGCCGCCGCACAACCCGGACGATCGACGGGCACAGCGTGACCGGGTGGTTCACCGAGGATTTCACGCTCGCCGAGCTCAAGACCCTGCGCATCATCGAGCGCTTGGGCGACCTACGCCCGGAAAGCCGGGGATATGACGGCCAGTTCCCCATCCTCACGCTGGGCGAAGTGATCGAACTGGCGGCCACTGAGGGCGCCGCGCATGGCCGCGTCGTGGGGCTGGTGCCTGAGATCAAGCATTCCACTTATTTCGGAGGGATCGGCTTGCCGATCGAGGATCGGCTGCTCGCCACGCTGGCCGCGCATGAGCACAGCCGGCGGCATCCCGTCGAGATCCAGTCCTTCGAGATCGGTAATCTACGTTCTCTGCGCGAGCGGATCGGGCGCAACTCCAACATCAGGCTGATGCAACTCCTCGGCGAACACGACGAGACGCCTGCCGATATCGCGGCGGCCGGCGGCTCGCTGACTTATGGCGAGATGGCGACACCTGCGGGCTTGCGTGCGATTGCGGCCTATGCCGACACTGTCTCCCCCTCCAGCCGGATGCTGATCCCGCTCGATGCCGAGGGGCGGTGGGGCGAACCCACCAGCCTGGTGCGCGACGCGCATGAGGCCGGGCTGCTGGTGGGTGCCTATACCTTCCGGCCGGAAAACCGCTTCCTGCCGCTGGAACTGCGCGACGGAGCCGGGAACAACGCCCGCAATGAAGCGGGATCGATCGCCGAGATCCGCCGCTATCTCGCGCTCGGCATCGATCGGTTCTTCACTGATGACCCGGCGCTCGGGCGCATCGCGGTGGACGGGCGCTAA
- a CDS encoding DUF6456 domain-containing protein, giving the protein MAVQAKQGNGHAKKVPQAGSAAQKLVERRVEGPDGKPHVVTINLGESPTSWLYARRMLSSRQFAAAEAIRADWERAAMNARVTMNWDMAAAPSRGRRPAPGGADRTMTQIAARERLNAALAAAGPGLSDILWRVACACESLAAAEQTLGWPARAGKLVLGFALDRVADYYRIR; this is encoded by the coding sequence ATGGCGGTACAAGCAAAGCAGGGAAACGGACATGCCAAGAAGGTTCCGCAAGCGGGCAGCGCGGCCCAGAAGCTGGTGGAAAGACGCGTGGAAGGCCCCGACGGCAAGCCGCATGTCGTGACGATCAATCTTGGGGAATCGCCGACAAGCTGGCTGTATGCGCGCCGGATGCTTTCGAGCCGCCAGTTCGCAGCAGCGGAGGCCATTCGCGCCGACTGGGAGCGTGCGGCCATGAATGCCCGGGTGACGATGAACTGGGATATGGCGGCGGCGCCATCCCGTGGCCGGCGCCCTGCGCCCGGCGGCGCGGACCGGACGATGACCCAGATTGCCGCGCGCGAGCGGCTGAACGCCGCTCTGGCCGCCGCGGGGCCGGGCCTTTCGGACATCCTCTGGCGCGTGGCCTGCGCTTGCGAGAGTCTGGCGGCGGCTGAGCAGACGCTGGGCTGGCCGGCCCGCGCCGGCAAGCTCGTGCTCGGCTTCGCGCTCGATCGGGTCGCGGATTATTATCGCATCCGCTAG
- a CDS encoding helix-turn-helix domain-containing protein: MITRIREVRKARGLTLEEVGARCEPPTTAQTIGRLETGTRTVSVKWLNRIAAALDVQASDLVDLPASEKVPVAALVGPDGAGAPARPLTLVPPTVPKGALGIRMTAALGDYRAGDELWCEPLPPERFTEALNRDVLVPRPAGRFLFGRLIGRDGMMLHLLPLGAGTRQQVVNDPAWIGLPVRLIRSL; this comes from the coding sequence ATGATTACCCGCATTCGCGAGGTCCGCAAGGCGCGCGGCCTGACTTTGGAAGAAGTGGGTGCGCGCTGCGAACCGCCGACCACGGCGCAGACGATTGGTCGGCTCGAGACCGGAACGCGAACCGTATCGGTGAAATGGCTTAACCGCATCGCCGCAGCGCTGGACGTGCAGGCCAGCGATCTGGTGGACCTGCCCGCGAGCGAGAAAGTACCGGTGGCAGCGCTGGTGGGCCCCGATGGCGCCGGCGCGCCGGCCCGTCCGCTCACGCTCGTGCCGCCCACCGTGCCGAAGGGGGCGCTCGGCATCCGGATGACCGCCGCCCTTGGCGATTATCGCGCGGGGGATGAGTTGTGGTGCGAGCCACTGCCGCCCGAGCGCTTCACCGAAGCGCTCAACCGCGACGTCCTCGTGCCGCGCCCGGCGGGGCGTTTTCTTTTCGGCCGCCTCATTGGCCGTGATGGCATGATGCTTCATCTGCTCCCGCTTGGCGCGGGCACCCGGCAACAGGTGGTGAACGATCCCGCCTGGATCGGCCTGCCGGTGCGCCTCATCCGAAGCCTGTAG
- a CDS encoding glycosyltransferase produces MTLRVLTLSTLFPDATRPNFGVFVERQTCALASRPDVDVTVLAPLGLPPWPLSLHAVYRARRALPAEEQWQGLTVHRPRFPIIPAIGGRWHPPLMTRAILPLVRRLHATRPFDVIDASFFFPDGPVARRLSRQLGIPYSVKARGADIHHWGRDPATAAMVREAGRDAAGLLAVSEAMKADMVALGMEPARIRVHYTGVDQARFRLADRASAKAAHGLCGPVVTVLGALIPRKGQALVIEALARLADVTLLLIGDGPDRTGLSALAGRLGMAARVRFLGSVPHGDLPGWLAASDIMALPSASEGLANAWVEALACGVPLVISEAGGARELLDRPEAGRIVPREPEAIQKAIASLLATPPDPAAVRATAERFSWDANGAALEVHLRACAGKTAGE; encoded by the coding sequence ATGACGCTGCGCGTGCTCACGCTTTCCACTCTGTTCCCCGACGCGACACGTCCCAATTTCGGCGTGTTCGTGGAGCGGCAGACTTGTGCGCTGGCCAGCCGGCCGGATGTGGACGTCACGGTCCTCGCGCCGCTCGGCCTGCCGCCATGGCCTCTCTCCCTCCACGCGGTATATCGCGCGCGCCGCGCCCTCCCGGCCGAGGAGCAATGGCAGGGCCTGACCGTCCACAGACCGCGATTTCCCATCATCCCGGCTATTGGCGGGCGCTGGCATCCGCCCCTGATGACCCGCGCCATTCTGCCCCTCGTCCGGCGCCTCCATGCGACGCGGCCATTCGATGTGATCGACGCAAGCTTCTTCTTCCCCGACGGGCCGGTCGCTCGCCGCCTCTCCAGGCAGCTCGGCATTCCCTATTCCGTGAAGGCGCGCGGGGCGGACATTCATCATTGGGGCCGCGATCCGGCGACAGCGGCGATGGTGCGGGAAGCCGGGCGGGACGCAGCCGGCCTCCTCGCTGTCAGTGAAGCGATGAAGGCGGACATGGTGGCGCTGGGCATGGAGCCCGCCAGGATCCGCGTCCATTATACCGGCGTCGATCAGGCGCGCTTCAGGCTGGCAGATCGCGCGTCCGCAAAGGCCGCGCACGGCCTTTGCGGCCCCGTCGTCACCGTGCTGGGCGCACTCATCCCGCGCAAGGGACAGGCGCTGGTGATCGAGGCACTGGCCCGCCTTGCCGATGTCACGCTGCTGCTCATCGGCGACGGCCCGGACCGGACCGGTTTGAGCGCGCTCGCCGGACGGCTCGGGATGGCGGCGCGCGTGCGCTTCCTCGGCAGCGTCCCACATGGCGATCTGCCGGGCTGGCTCGCCGCGAGCGACATCATGGCCCTGCCCTCCGCCTCGGAAGGGCTGGCCAATGCATGGGTGGAAGCACTTGCCTGCGGCGTACCGCTCGTCATCAGCGAGGCAGGCGGCGCGCGCGAACTGCTCGACCGGCCGGAAGCGGGCCGCATCGTTCCGCGAGAGCCCGAGGCCATCCAAAAGGCCATCGCTTCGCTTCTCGCCACTCCGCCCGATC